Below is a window of Dromiciops gliroides isolate mDroGli1 chromosome 5, mDroGli1.pri, whole genome shotgun sequence DNA.
CAGGAGTGAACAGACATAGGAAGGTAGAGAGGTTCCTTATATATATAGGGAAGGATGCAGGTAGGTAATAGAAAGATGGTAGGTTGAAGGGACCTGTCTCCCTTAACCTTGAAGCAAGAGTATCTGGCATAGGGCCCGTAGTTTATGTGTGGGCAAGTAGAGACAGTGCTGTCTGCTTCTGATGTTGCTACTGGAGAGTGCAGGAAGCTGTAAGTTATGTCTATGGCCATTAGAACAATGTTAATGGCTGCATTCCAATTTTATATGATACAGATTTAATAAAGGAAAGCGTTGTTTATATTTGGACATTTCCAATGTGCATAAGGAAGAACCTTAAAGATTTGTTGTagcctttaaattattttattgtatcatgagCTCAAAATatctttctagaatatcatgtCTCCAATAAGAGTTAAAAGCACTATGGCATTTGATATATGAAAATTCATGTTaaaagttttgatttcttttacaTGGTGGAAAAGAAAGATCCTTGATTTAAAAGTCAGTAGTTCTTTATCAAGTTGGATTACCACGAAAAAGTGTCTTAAGTTCCCTGAGCCTAATTGTGTAACTTCTGAAAACATCGTAACAAAATCTTCCCTCTGAgtatctaataagataaaataagtGAAAGTGACTTATAAACTGTACAAATTATTGTTGTGTAGTCTGTTCTGCTCCACACTCTCCATTCTGGGgaatcattttttctcttctaatgTATCATTTTGTTTAATAATACTTCTGTAGCAAAAGTATGAATGCATTTCTGTACACCTGTTCCCAGCCCATTATACATGAAAATGGTGGTGTCCTAAAACCATATCCTACTGACTAGCAAGAgctagttaaattttcagtatgagcattcaAACCTGTGAAAAGCAAATGTTACCAATTAGGGATTAATTGATTATTTTGTTAGTGGTGTAAACTCAAGAAAATGatggataaaatattaataatgcagattcaacTTAAAATTTTATCATATGTACTTTTTATCCAAAAACCTGGCTATTAAACATCTACCAGAACAACCCCTTCATGGTAACCAGCTTGTTTCCAGAGGTTGAAATCACATGGTGCCTCCCTAGAGAGGCAGACAGGAGTTAGGACAACTGGATTCATTAGCCTGCTTCTatagggtttcttaaactttttcgttcacaacccctttttacctgagaaatttttacacaaccccaggtatattggtatataaaataggtatgcataaccctTTACAGTTGCCAAATGTTTTGCAaatcccacattcagttatatgaacCCATATGCGGTTgcgatccacagtttaagaagctttgcactagACCACCGTGTGACAATGGGAAGGTCACTGCACCTAGAGAGGGAATTCTGTTTCTCCCCCACCTCTAAAATAGGGAAACTCACCCTTTCCGCTTTTAGATTCATAATAAAGGAGGAATATTCTTAGCCAAGAGACAGTTTTGCAGGGTGGTTAGAGCTGACTTTGGAGCCAGACAGACCTTAATTGTGACTTTGTCATCCTGGAAAAGTCCCTTAAACTCTTGTTGCTGTATGCTACTCTCTACAACTTTTAGGTTGCAGAGATGGTACTGACTTGCATTGGTTTAATTCCCTATAATAGCAGAAGGAGTTTCTCattcaggagttccctatatcaatgaaatcacaagtctcaTCTGTATTCTTGTCCATATTTTGCACTCTTAAGTAGGTGAAAAGGTGCTACAGTCTaatcctaaaaaagaaaaaaaattcaagggaCAGTTAACATTCCTCATGATCTTGGGATACTCTATAGAATATGGCTGAAAATAAGTATTTGGTAagtcagagatcatttagttacAAAACTGTTTATTGTAATGAGATTTAACAAGGACTGTCATGGGGtggcagtgtggtgtaatggatagaatgttagccttagagtcaggagtccTCTGCTTGAAGATTACTCTTGATCCTTACTAACTAGGTGAGCAAAGACAATCCACAACCTCTAAGAGCCTtagttgtgtgtgtttttataatCTATAAAACAGGTGCACAAAGTTTTGCACTATCTACTACACTGGAATTTTATAAGGGAAGTGCTTTGCAacttaaagctctatgtaaaaCTCATCGATCATCATTATCACTCCCTTAGGCAAAGAGGTGGGCAGATAATTGTGCTGAGAATCTCTGTAGTGTAGAATGGCAAAGCTTTGAGGAACAAATATGACAATCTGGGGCAAAGAAATGTCATTGGAAGAGTAGCTTCCAACTAGAGATGTAGTGGGAATAGAGGAAAAGTGGGGGAAGTTGAGTGCAAgattaagaaaacaataaaattgaaCAAAGTTATTCATacattcaatagatatttattaacaACACAtgaagttggagtcaggaaattccaagttaaaatctgccctcagataatTTTTAGCTATGTAatgttgggtaagtcacttaaccctgtttgcctcagtttctctcatctgtgaaatgagctcaagaaggaaatagcaaaccactccattatttttgccaaggaaatcccaaaaggggtcatgaagagtcagacataactaaaaaaagttaaataacaacATGTATATAACACTATATTAGTCACCATTGGGATAGCAAGTGGGATAGGATGAACAAGATATGGTCCCtagcctcaagaagcttacagtatATGAGAGAAATGGACATATATACAATACAGAAGTTAATTATTAAGATGACAATATGATAGAAGACAGGCTACAACAGAGAGTTAAATTAGGAGTATGAAGTCATAGAAAGAAGAAATCCTTGTGGGTTAGAGCTCAGAAGAAAGCTCCATGAAAGATAGGGAATTGAACTGGGCAGCAGGTGGATAGCAGGAGGAAACTGCCTGAGCAAACATGTAGAAGTGAGAACAACCACTGAATATTTAGAGAACAATGAGTAGTAGAGACCAGGTACCATTGAGTGATTTGTATTGGAAGAAAGGGACAAATATATTCAGAAGAGGTCAGATTGTAGAAGCCATTAATGGCAGACTAATGAAAATATGGTTTATCTTATAAGTAATGCAGAACCACTGAGATCTTTTGTTTTGGTATGTTTTCAAATGGAGGAGTAACATCTACAAAGTAGTGTTTTAAGGTGATTAATCTGGCAGTGGGGGCTTTAGGATAGATTTGAGCTAGGAGAAAATGGAAGTGCAGAGTCCAGTTAGGGGactattataaaaaaaaacaagataattaGATTATTCTGGAGGATAGCAGAGggaatactaataataatatttacagagcacattaaggtttacaaaccactttatatgttatctcatttgatccccacaacaatcctatgaagtaggtagtaatattatcctatttttacaaatgagaaaactaggtCTGAAATGTTAACTCAATTGTCTAGATTCTTAAATATAGTAATTGTTTAAGGTCattctgacaccaaatccagccAATTATTCATCATAGCACAGATCTgtctcaaaaaggaaaaggaaaaggaaagaatatatgtgaaatatattaTGAGTGAAGAATTAACAAAATTTGGTGAGTTATCATATATGAGAGGGGCgaataatgaaaagagaaggaTGAGAAATGACTTCAACATTGGGTGACTGGCAAAATGGTGGTGCATTGAAATAGAGAAGCCAGGAAAAGCAAAGTGGTATTCTACATTCCCCCATTTTTAGTTCATAACTTCCCAAGACATGTGAAcctactaaagaaaataaaatagaagtattctctgctttctttctccACATTTCCTGCTGTGGTGATAACTTCTGATGAGTGTGTCTTCAGCACTGATCTGGAGACATTCAGCTGAGCAGAGCTAAATGAGCAGCTGACTTTCAATACCTACTAAACCAAGCCTTAAAGTGATCAGTTCTCATCTAATATACAGCCTCTACTAACTTTCCATCATAACCCTTTTTAGACACTGTATCCTTACTGTAAATCCTGCTGTTTCCAGCCCTCCCCAATCCCTGACCCTATTCATTCCACTTCCTATTCATTCACATCACTCCTTTTGTCCTTGTCTTTGTGCCTTCATCCTGCCTTTTTGCCATTGCTTGCCCCATAGTTGGAAGCCTCAAGTATTGCTCTTCTCTAAGTAAGCTGTGCACAAAGATCACTTTATAATTCAACTCACCAGTCCCTGATAATCAAGAGAATCATAAATCACAAGACATATATCTGGCAAACCCCATCCTTCTGTACTGTTTCCACTGGTCAAGAATATGGACAGGGATGCCCTTGAGCTTTTACTAAGATTGTACCATGATCAGTGCTAACTGAGTAAATGCATTCACAGGATGCCCTtcatttccccatttatttagttCATCATTACCAGATTCTGACAGAGGAGCTAGTTATAAGCTCAAGACAAGAAAACACATACTACCCATGAAAgctataaaaaacaacaactgaaacCAGGTGCCTCAGGGATTGGTTTATTGAAACTCATAAGTCTTAAACCAAAAGATGAAAGGCTATTTATTATGAATGTTGTACCTAGACTTCTTTCGCTGAGCAGGGGTTAAAGTAACTGACCTTTGAGATGCTTTCCAACTTTGCATTCTGTAACTATAGTTCTGTGAAGAAAGCTGGACTGGTATTGAAAGGGAGGGCACGGGTATCTCATCATGAGAATACAGCTTCTTGCACATACACCTAAATCTTAAGAtataagaaagagaagggggagaaaaacagaagaaagctTCTATATAAAGAATTTCCTAACATATACCCTAAAATAAGTCAATTGCACTATCTCCCACCAAAGAgataattaatttttctcttgtcctaaaaaaatgacagatgttgaaACCAGAAGAATAAGACATATTTTACAACTGGCACAGGGCAGCAATTCTAGAACAAACTCCCCTTCTCTGAAGATACATATTTAATAATACAATTCCAGAAGAAGAGGTTAATTTTCTCCACTGATAACCCAGGGTGAAACCAATAATATAAATCTTACCAGATTTTCCAGGGCTAAAAAGCAGTTATCTCCAGTTCACTCTGAACTTTACTCTCTTATTTACAGCTTGACTTTACAGTATTAAAGAAGGAAATACTGAGTGGGCACATAACAGCTATCTTTAAAATCAAGAAAAGGGAAACCAATTCCTTCTCCGTGGTTCCAGATgtcaaaactagaaaaaatagttGAATAGGGAAAGAGACTTTGGCTCAACATAATAAAAACTGTGTATGAATTAGAGTTTTCtagaaatgaaattaattgtCCCAATATGTAACAAATCCCCCAAGACCAAAGTGTTCAGTCAAAGTCTAGATGACCATTTCTTGCggatgatggagaaaataattcatGTAGGCTAGAAGATAGAATTAAATGCCCTTGTTAGATCTGGAGTGAGGCAAACCAGAATATGAGTCTTGCTTAACACATATAtaagctatgtgactttgagcaaaccAGTTAACTGTTTTTAGCCTGTTTCCACATATgtcaaaaggagataataatagcacctacctcacagggtttttgtgaagatcaaatgagataacatatataaagctcttggtaaaccttaaaacactatataaatgttacctactAAGACTATTACTCAAGTCTATTTAATTTTCTGTaattttaaattgtctttataCAATGGATGCCCCCCTTCTCATTCAGAGTCATAGAAAGGTTTCTTCTTATTTTGAGACTAAGACACTCAAAGGCTACATTCTCTGAAGAGCTAAGGAAGTTTCAGGATATGTCCAAGGGACTTTGCCAAAAAATCATAGTAGCATGCTAATAGGGAGAAATTCAGCTACAATTGAACAGGCAAGAcaggggagaagagaagcaaCTGTTTGTCTTTGTCCATTTGGCTTTAGTAGCCAGATGGATCAGTTCAGGTATCCTGGACACAGGTCAACTTTTTCAGAGCCTCCTTGACTTCTCGGTTCCTTAGGCAATAGATGAAAGGATTAAGGGCTGGGGTGACAATGGCATAGAAGATAGAAATGACTTTGTTCATGTTGAAGGCATGGATGGCACGAGGCCGGGCATACATGAAGATGGTGGCTGAGTAGAAAACAGTGACCACCACAAGATGTGAGGCACAAGTAGAgaaagctttttgctttcctGTGGGCATTTTTAGAACTGTAACCAGAATGCATCCATAGGACAACACTGTAATagataatggaaaaagaaagatgattaatGCTAGAACAAAATCTACCAGTTCAGCCATGGACATATCTGTGCAGGACAGATTGAGCACAGGAGAGATGTCACAAAAGAAATGGTTGATGACATTGGGGCCACAGAAACTAAGGCGGGAGATGAAGTAGATCTTGGCCAAGGAgatgccaaatccaatggtccaAGATCCTAGGGCCAGGCGGAAACAGAGGCCATGGCTCATGATTGTGGGATAATGGAGTGGGCGGCAAATGGCCACATAGCGGTCATATGCCATGGCAGCCAGGAGTACACACTCAGTACACATAAGTGCAATGAAAAAGTAGAGTTGAGTCATGCAGTGGGAGAAAGAGATGCTGTTGCTCAGAGACCAGAAACTGAATAGCAGCTTGGGCACAGTGACAGAGATGTACCAGGTCTCCAGGAAGGAAAGGTTAGCCAAGAAGAAGTACATTGGTTTGTGGAGCGGCCTATTCCTTTGCACCAAAAGGATGATGATCACATTCTCTGATACTGTCAGCATGTAGGCCAAGAGGAACATCAGGAACACCAGCCCACGCATGGTCCTGCTCCCTGGGAACCCAACCAGAATAAAC
It encodes the following:
- the LOC122728751 gene encoding olfactory receptor 6B1; translation: MDVENQTMVTEFILVGFPGSRTMRGLVFLMFLLAYMLTVSENVIIILLVQRNRPLHKPMYFFLANLSFLETWYISVTVPKLLFSFWSLSNSISFSHCMTQLYFFIALMCTECVLLAAMAYDRYVAICRPLHYPTIMSHGLCFRLALGSWTIGFGISLAKIYFISRLSFCGPNVINHFFCDISPVLNLSCTDMSMAELVDFVLALIIFLFPLSITVLSYGCILVTVLKMPTGKQKAFSTCASHLVVVTVFYSATIFMYARPRAIHAFNMNKVISIFYAIVTPALNPFIYCLRNREVKEALKKLTCVQDT